One window from the genome of Rhodopseudomonas sp. P2A-2r encodes:
- a CDS encoding glutamine synthetase family protein: MSFVERHGLWSAEQKDAAVRLRRIVEEQKLEVIRLSFPDQHGILRGKTLIASEALRCLENGCSITTTMFAKDTSHKSVFPVFTAGGGFGIPEMQGAADALMIPDPLTFRVLPWVEATGWLLCDVHFADGRPVPFATRNLYKGVLADLNKRGYDFVAGLEVECHIFKSEEMRMAPEDAGQPGRPPEVSLLSLGYQYLTEQRYDQMEPVLEFIRRDVLALGLPLRSIEVEYGPSQCEFTFAPTVGMAPADSMVLFRSAVKQICHRRGYHATFMCRPKIPNVVSSGWHLHQSIVARDGGTNAFMSTEENVPLSPFGRGWLAGLLAHARAATVFTTPTINGYKRYRSYSLAPDRAIWGRDNRGAMIRVLGGPNDSATRLENRVGEPAANPYLYMSSQILAGLDGVDRALDPGPSADTPYESDAPLLPKSLREAVFALKDDPFFRDAMGATMVDYYTHIKLAEVERFQAEVSDWEQREYFEMF, encoded by the coding sequence TTGAGTTTCGTCGAACGTCACGGGTTGTGGTCCGCAGAACAGAAGGATGCTGCCGTCCGGCTGCGCCGCATCGTTGAGGAGCAGAAGCTGGAAGTGATCCGGCTGTCGTTCCCGGACCAGCACGGCATCCTGCGCGGCAAGACGCTGATCGCCAGCGAGGCACTGCGCTGCCTGGAAAACGGCTGCAGCATCACCACCACCATGTTCGCCAAGGACACCTCGCACAAGTCGGTGTTTCCGGTGTTCACCGCCGGCGGCGGCTTCGGCATTCCCGAAATGCAGGGCGCCGCCGACGCGCTGATGATTCCCGATCCGCTGACCTTCCGCGTGCTGCCGTGGGTCGAGGCCACCGGCTGGCTGCTGTGCGACGTGCATTTCGCCGATGGCCGTCCGGTGCCGTTCGCCACCCGCAATCTCTACAAGGGCGTGCTCGCCGATCTCAACAAGCGCGGTTACGATTTCGTCGCCGGCCTCGAGGTCGAGTGCCACATCTTCAAGTCCGAGGAGATGCGGATGGCGCCGGAGGATGCCGGCCAGCCCGGTCGTCCGCCGGAGGTGAGCCTGCTGTCGCTCGGCTACCAGTATCTCACCGAGCAGCGCTACGACCAGATGGAGCCGGTGCTGGAATTCATCCGCCGCGACGTGCTGGCGCTCGGCCTGCCGTTGCGTTCGATCGAAGTGGAATACGGCCCGAGCCAGTGCGAATTCACCTTCGCGCCGACCGTGGGCATGGCGCCGGCGGACAGCATGGTGCTGTTCCGCTCAGCGGTGAAACAGATCTGCCATCGCCGCGGCTATCACGCCACCTTCATGTGCCGGCCGAAGATTCCCAACGTGGTCTCGTCCGGCTGGCATCTGCACCAGTCGATCGTGGCGCGCGATGGCGGCACCAACGCCTTCATGTCCACGGAGGAGAACGTGCCGCTGTCGCCGTTCGGCCGCGGCTGGCTCGCCGGCCTGCTGGCCCACGCCCGCGCCGCCACCGTGTTCACCACGCCGACCATCAACGGCTACAAGCGCTACCGCTCCTATTCGCTGGCGCCGGACCGCGCGATCTGGGGCCGCGACAACCGCGGCGCCATGATCCGCGTGCTCGGCGGTCCCAACGATTCCGCGACGCGGCTGGAAAACCGCGTCGGCGAGCCCGCCGCCAATCCCTATCTCTACATGTCGTCGCAGATCCTCGCCGGGCTCGACGGCGTCGACCGCGCGCTCGATCCCGGTCCGTCGGCGGATACGCCTTATGAGAGCGACGCGCCGCTGCTGCCGAAGTCGCTGCGCGAGGCGGTGTTTGCGCTGAAGGATGATCCGTTCTTCCGCGATGCCATGGGCGCAACGATGGTGGATTATTACACCCACATCAAACTCGCCGAGGTCGAGCGTTTCCAGGCGGAGGTTTCCGACTGGGAGCAGCGCGAATATTTCGAGATGTTTTGA
- a CDS encoding branched-chain amino acid ABC transporter permease, translating into MRLALSILTDALAYGMVLFIISIGLSIMMGLMRVVNLAHGAFAMIGGYLASYAIRDLHVHYSVAIMLAVVGTIIVSIPFELLLYRRIYRKSDPLIQVLMTIGITFFIIGVVNFIFGPTLKSIPLPATLSGPLDIGFRSIPTHRLFVIACGLVTALLLWLLIEKTEFGIKLRASVDHSGMADALGIRTEIIYAATFALAIGLGAFGGVVGAEILPIEPFYALRYMVTFLVVVSVGGAGSITGALSASLLLGLADTTGKYLAPEFGEFFFYLTVIVIVFLFPHGLFGRKHT; encoded by the coding sequence ATGCGCCTTGCCCTCAGCATACTCACCGACGCCCTGGCCTATGGCATGGTGCTGTTCATCATCTCCATCGGTCTGTCGATCATGATGGGGTTGATGCGCGTGGTGAATCTGGCGCATGGCGCTTTCGCCATGATCGGCGGCTATCTCGCGTCCTATGCGATCCGCGACCTGCACGTGCATTACAGCGTCGCGATCATGCTCGCCGTGGTCGGCACCATTATCGTTTCGATCCCGTTCGAGCTGCTGCTGTATCGACGGATCTATCGCAAGTCCGATCCGCTGATCCAGGTGCTGATGACCATCGGCATCACCTTCTTCATCATCGGCGTCGTCAATTTCATCTTCGGCCCGACGCTGAAGTCCATCCCGCTGCCGGCCACCCTGAGCGGCCCGCTGGATATCGGCTTCCGTTCGATCCCGACGCATCGGCTGTTCGTCATTGCCTGCGGCCTCGTGACGGCGCTTCTGTTGTGGCTGCTGATCGAAAAGACCGAATTCGGCATCAAGCTGCGCGCCTCGGTCGATCACAGCGGCATGGCCGACGCGCTGGGCATCCGCACCGAGATCATCTATGCGGCGACCTTCGCGCTGGCCATCGGCCTCGGCGCGTTCGGCGGCGTGGTCGGCGCCGAGATCCTGCCGATCGAGCCGTTCTACGCGCTGCGCTACATGGTGACGTTCCTGGTGGTGGTCTCCGTCGGCGGCGCCGGCTCGATCACCGGCGCGCTGTCGGCGTCCCTGCTGCTCGGCCTTGCCGACACCACCGGCAAGTACCTGGCGCCGGAATTCGGCGAGTTCTTCTTCTATCTCACCGTGATCGTCATCGTGTTCCTGTTTCCGCACGGTCTGTTCGGCAGGAAGCACACATGA
- a CDS encoding ABC transporter ATP-binding protein encodes MTALLEARGISRAFGGLHVTNNVSFALQPGDRVALIGPNGAGKTTLVNLITGDIAPSVGAFLMSGDDITAESIPARVQRGLVRTFQTTRLFQTLTVADNVALAIMQRRGIARRFFSRATERPDVRAEWSDILARVGLDALAYRKVSELAYGQQRLIELAIGIALKPKVLLLDEPAAGVPHDEAPRILDVINALPSDIAVLMIEHDMDLVFKFASRVLVLAAGRLIFEGSPKDVTADHEVRRAYLGSYADARRAP; translated from the coding sequence ATGACCGCCCTGCTCGAAGCCCGCGGCATCTCGCGCGCCTTTGGCGGCTTGCACGTGACCAACAATGTCAGCTTTGCGCTGCAGCCCGGCGACCGCGTGGCGCTGATCGGTCCCAACGGCGCCGGCAAGACCACTTTGGTCAACCTCATCACCGGCGACATCGCGCCGAGCGTCGGGGCGTTCCTGATGTCGGGCGACGACATCACCGCCGAGAGCATTCCCGCCCGCGTGCAGCGCGGCCTGGTGCGCACGTTCCAGACCACCCGGCTGTTCCAGACCCTCACCGTGGCTGACAATGTGGCCCTGGCCATCATGCAGCGCCGCGGCATCGCCCGACGGTTCTTTTCGCGCGCCACCGAACGGCCCGATGTGCGCGCCGAATGGAGCGACATCCTGGCTCGTGTCGGCCTCGATGCGCTGGCCTACCGCAAGGTCTCCGAACTGGCCTACGGCCAGCAGCGATTGATTGAGCTGGCGATCGGCATTGCGCTGAAGCCCAAGGTGCTGCTGCTCGATGAGCCCGCCGCCGGCGTGCCCCATGACGAGGCGCCGCGGATTCTCGACGTCATCAACGCGCTGCCATCCGACATCGCGGTGCTGATGATCGAGCACGACATGGATCTGGTGTTCAAGTTCGCCAGCCGCGTGCTGGTGCTGGCGGCAGGAAGGCTGATCTTCGAAGGCTCGCCGAAAGACGTCACCGCCGATCACGAAGTCCGCCGTGCCTATCTGGGGAGCTATGCCGATGCCCGCCGCGCCCCTTGA
- a CDS encoding ABC transporter ATP-binding protein, with product MPAAPLEISGLCAGYGPTRIIEDISFAVKAGGRLAVLGRNGMGKTTLLATLMGLTTRHGGRIGIGDEDITSRRTSARAERGIGYVPQTRDIFPSLTVEENLRTGLKERPPSALDEAYAMFPRLRERRGNYGKQLSGGEQQMLSMARTLLGKPSILLLDEPLEGLAPVICDELMALLTRLAAGGEVTIILVEQQIERALDFADSVMVMERGRISWTGAPDALRSDRALVDRLVGVGIH from the coding sequence ATGCCCGCCGCGCCCCTTGAGATCAGCGGCCTGTGCGCCGGCTATGGTCCGACCCGGATCATCGAGGACATTTCGTTTGCGGTGAAGGCCGGCGGTCGTCTTGCGGTGCTCGGCCGCAACGGCATGGGCAAGACCACGCTGCTCGCCACCCTGATGGGCCTGACCACGCGCCATGGCGGCCGGATCGGCATCGGCGACGAGGACATCACATCCCGGCGCACCTCGGCGCGCGCGGAGCGCGGCATCGGCTATGTGCCGCAGACCCGCGACATCTTTCCGTCGCTGACCGTCGAGGAGAATCTGCGCACCGGGTTGAAGGAGCGCCCGCCATCGGCGCTGGACGAGGCCTATGCCATGTTCCCGCGGCTGCGCGAGCGGCGCGGCAATTACGGCAAGCAGCTGTCCGGCGGCGAGCAGCAGATGCTGTCGATGGCCCGCACGCTGCTCGGCAAGCCGTCCATCCTGCTGCTCGACGAGCCGCTCGAGGGCCTCGCGCCGGTGATCTGCGACGAGCTGATGGCGCTGCTGACCCGGCTCGCCGCCGGCGGCGAGGTCACCATCATCCTGGTCGAGCAGCAGATCGAACGCGCGCTGGATTTTGCCGACAGTGTGATGGTGATGGAACGCGGCCGCATCAGCTGGACCGGCGCACCTGACGCGCTGCGATCCGACCGCGCGCTGGTCGACCGGCTGGTCGGGGTGGGGATTCATTAA
- a CDS encoding sensor histidine kinase, which yields MRLAPYLALQTLIAIVFVLLLRQPQPEPPASLRLTAFDLRESGSERAVTLPHFTASRFAMHDPPVYTTRFSEPDDPRAWSVLLPRFTNGVEVAVNGVAILDSRRDPAANRPDRNTPEIAVIPASLLHKGDNVLSIRLFVWGPLTGYLDPVYLGPDEVLRPVYDKRIRRFITLPVVFSAWQAILAVILTIMWLMRRHERAYGVLAAAMAIGAVQAFLPTPMEPSAFSRLNATLIASAPIEGALFLTFAILFFEGTWPRYGWLIFAPGLLVVVVGLFGGQPLVRSMFVWVGVPTVGLCLSAMAIVVARAVLRRQDIASLMLGCAATIALTCWVSDILGVLQVIDNGRIFVSRLSYSALLVAIGAGLTWRFARALNEVDSFASNMVTLVREAEDKLKASFAREEQRARAAALALERTRLMRDLHDGLGGQLVSIVALSERDNAGAPIGEAARAALKDLRLVIDAMDDIGGDLMLALGSWRERATAQLRPHDMTLHWQTLTPQGLPVHPELRPWHVIQIVRLLDEALTNAIKHAGARRITVTIETLTDPAQGDYGCITIADDGNGFALAPDGAAAAGASSARGLRNMKSRAARCGATLELASDAGGTRVKLVLPRRFPDGDAAG from the coding sequence CTGCGGCTGGCGCCATATCTGGCGCTGCAGACGCTGATCGCAATCGTGTTCGTGCTGCTGCTGCGCCAGCCGCAGCCGGAGCCGCCGGCATCCTTGCGGTTGACCGCGTTCGATCTCAGGGAAAGCGGCAGCGAGCGCGCCGTCACGCTGCCGCACTTCACCGCTTCGCGTTTCGCGATGCACGATCCGCCAGTCTACACCACGCGCTTCAGCGAACCGGACGACCCGCGCGCATGGTCGGTGTTGCTGCCGCGTTTCACCAACGGCGTCGAAGTCGCGGTCAACGGCGTGGCGATCCTCGACAGCCGCCGCGACCCCGCCGCCAACCGGCCCGACCGAAACACACCGGAGATCGCGGTGATCCCCGCCTCGCTGCTGCACAAGGGCGACAATGTGCTGTCGATCCGGCTGTTCGTCTGGGGACCGTTGACCGGCTATCTCGATCCCGTCTATCTCGGACCCGACGAGGTGCTGCGTCCGGTCTACGACAAGCGCATCCGCCGGTTCATCACTCTGCCGGTGGTGTTCTCCGCGTGGCAGGCGATCCTCGCGGTGATCCTCACCATCATGTGGCTGATGCGGCGCCACGAGCGGGCTTACGGCGTGCTCGCCGCCGCCATGGCGATCGGCGCCGTGCAGGCATTCCTGCCGACGCCGATGGAGCCGTCTGCGTTCTCCCGGCTCAACGCGACGCTGATTGCCTCGGCGCCGATCGAGGGCGCGCTGTTTCTGACATTTGCCATTCTGTTCTTCGAGGGGACCTGGCCACGCTACGGTTGGCTGATCTTTGCGCCGGGCCTGCTGGTGGTCGTCGTCGGGCTGTTCGGCGGCCAGCCGCTGGTGCGCAGCATGTTCGTCTGGGTCGGCGTGCCAACCGTCGGACTCTGCCTGTCGGCCATGGCTATCGTCGTGGCACGCGCCGTGCTCCGGCGACAGGACATTGCGAGCCTGATGCTGGGTTGCGCCGCCACCATTGCGCTGACCTGCTGGGTGAGCGACATCCTCGGGGTTCTGCAGGTGATCGACAACGGCCGGATTTTCGTGTCTCGCCTGTCCTATTCGGCGCTGCTGGTGGCGATCGGCGCCGGGCTCACCTGGCGCTTCGCACGCGCGCTCAACGAGGTCGACAGCTTCGCCAGCAACATGGTGACGCTGGTGCGCGAGGCCGAGGACAAGCTGAAGGCCAGCTTCGCGCGCGAGGAACAGCGCGCCCGCGCCGCGGCGCTGGCGCTGGAGCGCACCCGGCTGATGCGCGACCTCCACGACGGACTCGGCGGGCAACTCGTCAGCATCGTCGCACTCAGCGAACGCGACAATGCCGGTGCCCCGATCGGCGAGGCCGCGCGCGCCGCGCTGAAGGACCTCCGCCTCGTGATCGACGCCATGGACGATATCGGCGGCGACCTGATGCTGGCTTTGGGATCGTGGCGCGAGCGTGCCACGGCGCAACTGCGTCCGCATGACATGACTCTGCACTGGCAGACGCTGACGCCGCAGGGCCTGCCGGTGCACCCCGAGCTCAGGCCCTGGCACGTCATCCAGATCGTGCGGCTGCTCGATGAGGCCCTGACCAACGCCATCAAGCATGCCGGCGCACGACGGATCACGGTGACGATCGAGACGCTGACCGACCCGGCGCAAGGCGACTATGGCTGCATCACCATCGCGGATGACGGCAACGGCTTCGCGCTGGCGCCGGACGGCGCCGCGGCTGCCGGCGCGAGCTCGGCGCGCGGCCTGCGCAACATGAAAAGCCGCGCCGCGCGCTGCGGCGCGACGCTGGAGCTCGCCTCCGACGCCGGCGGCACGAGGGTGAAGCTCGTGCTGCCGCGCCGCTTTCCCGACGGCGACGCCGCCGGCTGA
- a CDS encoding response regulator transcription factor yields the protein MTLPGDERLAQAITVLLVEDDAPTLWRLQDALTQAGFQVTAAATLAEARSALSQKAPRVLLTDLQLPDGHGSALIRETRQRFPDTEIMVISILGDEESVISARSVGATGYLLKDAFPTDIAATVHELVAGHSPISASIARFIVRRTQTQAEPAALPALNTIRLTPREIDILWGIAKGFSYAEIAGHLGLSKQTVPGHIKNIYRKLEVHTRGEAVFEAVQQGLIKL from the coding sequence ATGACGCTGCCAGGTGACGAGCGCCTTGCGCAGGCGATCACGGTGTTGCTCGTGGAGGACGATGCGCCGACGCTGTGGCGGCTGCAGGATGCGCTGACGCAGGCCGGATTCCAGGTCACGGCAGCCGCGACGCTGGCCGAGGCGCGCAGTGCGCTTTCCCAGAAAGCACCGCGCGTGCTGCTGACCGACCTCCAACTGCCCGACGGCCATGGCAGCGCGCTGATCCGCGAGACGCGGCAGCGTTTTCCCGATACCGAGATCATGGTGATCTCGATCCTCGGCGACGAGGAGAGCGTGATCTCCGCGAGATCCGTCGGCGCCACCGGCTATCTGCTCAAGGACGCCTTTCCGACCGACATCGCCGCCACCGTGCACGAGCTGGTCGCCGGGCATTCGCCGATCTCGGCGTCGATCGCGCGTTTCATCGTGCGCCGCACCCAGACCCAGGCCGAACCCGCGGCCTTGCCGGCGCTCAACACCATCCGGCTGACGCCGCGGGAGATCGATATCCTGTGGGGTATCGCCAAGGGCTTCAGCTACGCCGAGATCGCCGGCCATCTCGGCCTGTCCAAGCAGACCGTGCCCGGCCATATCAAGAACATCTACCGCAAGCTCGAGGTTCACACCCGCGGCGAGGCGGTGTTCGAGGCGGTACAACAGGGCCTGATCAAGCTGTGA
- a CDS encoding amidohydrolase family protein codes for MTDPTRTIDCTHVIGPTGSLGAQTIAIKGDAIAAVTPSKSAAAEKLLAMPALVNAHDHGRAVRTSSIGADAMPLEIWINYIGLFPAVDPYLAAAMSYANSALGGAGTVMNHYTRAQGLTDLPTEVAEVARAARDVGIRAGFAVSMKDRNPLVYGDAGPLLAALPAEARREIEARLLKPPLSPQDYIKLVDDVAAAADSPHFNVQYGPNGVQWCSDELLQAIAKASERTGRRVHMHLLETKYQRAWADETYPHGVVRMLDNIGLLSPRLTLAHCTWANQYELDLLAERGVTITVNTSSNLHLHSGVAPVPQMHKSICKVAMGIDSKALDDDDDALRELRLSYLLHAGTGFDLQTTRLQALQQAVGNGRFAVTNVNDGGRIEPGAAADLLLLDWAALDNDGLRDDLDPLHVLYSRATRAHIRELIVGGRSIVTDGRVLGVDLPAVRAEVLDKMRAGMAANAGMIQALAALQPGVTKYYLDMPCC; via the coding sequence ATGACCGACCCCACCCGCACCATCGATTGCACCCATGTGATCGGCCCCACAGGATCGCTCGGCGCGCAGACGATTGCCATCAAGGGCGACGCGATCGCTGCGGTCACGCCGTCGAAAAGCGCCGCGGCTGAAAAGCTGCTGGCGATGCCGGCACTGGTCAATGCCCACGATCACGGTCGCGCGGTGCGCACCAGTTCGATCGGCGCTGACGCCATGCCGCTGGAGATCTGGATCAACTATATCGGGCTGTTTCCCGCGGTGGATCCCTATCTGGCCGCAGCGATGTCCTATGCCAACAGCGCGCTCGGCGGCGCCGGCACGGTGATGAACCACTACACCCGCGCTCAGGGCCTCACCGACCTGCCCACGGAAGTCGCCGAGGTGGCGCGCGCCGCGCGCGACGTCGGCATCCGCGCCGGATTTGCGGTGTCGATGAAGGACCGCAACCCGCTGGTTTACGGCGATGCCGGGCCGTTGCTGGCGGCGCTGCCGGCCGAAGCGCGGCGCGAGATCGAGGCGCGGCTGCTGAAGCCGCCGCTGTCGCCGCAGGACTACATCAAGCTGGTGGACGACGTCGCCGCCGCTGCCGACAGCCCGCATTTCAACGTGCAATACGGCCCCAACGGCGTGCAGTGGTGCAGCGACGAACTGCTGCAGGCCATCGCCAAAGCCTCGGAGCGCACCGGCCGCCGCGTCCACATGCACCTGCTGGAAACCAAATACCAGCGCGCCTGGGCCGACGAGACCTATCCGCACGGCGTGGTGCGCATGCTCGACAATATCGGCCTGCTGTCGCCACGGCTGACGCTGGCGCATTGCACCTGGGCCAACCAGTATGAGCTCGACCTGCTGGCCGAGCGCGGCGTCACCATCACGGTCAATACCAGCTCCAACCTGCATCTGCATTCCGGCGTGGCGCCGGTGCCGCAGATGCACAAGTCGATCTGCAAGGTTGCCATGGGCATCGACAGCAAGGCGCTGGACGATGACGACGATGCGCTGCGCGAGCTGCGGCTGTCCTATCTGCTGCACGCCGGCACCGGCTTCGACCTGCAGACCACGCGGCTGCAGGCGCTGCAACAGGCGGTCGGCAACGGCCGCTTCGCGGTCACCAATGTCAACGACGGCGGCCGCATCGAGCCGGGCGCCGCCGCCGACCTGCTGCTGCTCGACTGGGCGGCGCTCGACAATGACGGCCTCCGCGACGACCTCGACCCGCTCCATGTGCTGTATTCCCGCGCCACCCGCGCGCACATCCGCGAGCTGATAGTCGGCGGACGCAGCATCGTGACGGACGGCCGCGTGCTCGGCGTCGACCTGCCGGCGGTGCGCGCCGAAGTGCTGGACAAGATGCGCGCCGGCATGGCCGCCAATGCCGGGATGATCCAGGCACTGGCGGCGCTGCAGCCGGGCGTGACCAAGTACTATCTCGACATGCCGTGCTGCTGA
- a CDS encoding ABC transporter substrate-binding protein, with translation MRCILTSLLIAGSLAVPFASGAAAADPTKIKFTLDWKIQGVHAPYYWAKAKGYFKDENLDVTIDQGEGSAATVTRVMSGAYDAGFGDINAIIQNAATKPGEAPVMVYMIYSKAPFALLTKADSPIKTLKDLAGSKLGAPAGGASVKLLPLLAKQNGVDYGKINLTTVSPALQEQMLLQGQVESVAVFTATSYMNLVSLKLDPDKDFRWMYYSDYGLDLYSNGIMVSPKLAKEKPEAVKGLLRAINRALKETVQNPDAAIDLLAAEESLIKKDIEKRRLLYVYKTLIDTPEARELGLGDVGDKRLTSAIATVAASFELPKVPASGDVFDRGFLPAKADRVPPTVAN, from the coding sequence ATGCGCTGTATCCTGACGTCCCTTCTCATCGCCGGCAGTCTCGCCGTGCCCTTCGCGTCAGGTGCTGCGGCAGCAGATCCGACCAAGATCAAGTTCACGTTGGACTGGAAGATCCAGGGCGTGCACGCGCCGTACTACTGGGCCAAGGCGAAGGGCTACTTCAAGGACGAGAACCTCGACGTCACCATCGACCAGGGCGAGGGCTCGGCCGCCACGGTGACCCGCGTGATGTCCGGCGCCTATGACGCCGGCTTCGGCGACATCAACGCCATCATCCAGAATGCCGCGACCAAGCCCGGCGAAGCACCCGTGATGGTCTACATGATCTACAGCAAGGCGCCGTTCGCGCTGCTGACCAAGGCCGACAGCCCGATCAAGACGCTGAAGGATCTCGCCGGCTCCAAGCTCGGCGCACCGGCCGGCGGCGCCTCCGTCAAGCTGCTGCCGCTGCTGGCCAAGCAGAACGGCGTCGACTACGGCAAGATCAACCTCACCACGGTATCGCCGGCGCTGCAGGAGCAGATGCTGCTGCAGGGCCAGGTGGAATCCGTGGCCGTGTTCACCGCTACCAGCTACATGAACCTGGTGTCGCTCAAGCTCGATCCGGACAAGGATTTCCGCTGGATGTATTATTCGGACTATGGGCTGGACCTGTATTCCAACGGCATCATGGTGTCGCCGAAGCTGGCGAAGGAGAAGCCCGAGGCGGTCAAGGGCCTGTTGCGCGCGATCAACCGCGCGCTGAAGGAGACGGTGCAAAATCCCGACGCCGCCATCGACCTGCTGGCCGCCGAGGAGTCGCTGATCAAGAAGGACATCGAGAAGCGCCGCCTGCTCTATGTCTACAAGACCCTGATCGACACGCCGGAAGCCCGCGAGCTGGGCCTCGGCGACGTCGGCGACAAGCGTCTGACCTCGGCCATCGCCACCGTCGCCGCGTCGTTCGAACTGCCGAAGGTGCCAGCATCAGGCGATGTGTTCGATCGCGGGTTCCTCCCCGCCAAGGCCGATCGCGTGCCGCCGACGGTTGCGAACTAA
- a CDS encoding TIGR00730 family Rossman fold protein, with amino-acid sequence MAARAINSVAVFCGSNFGESDVYAEGAAKLGAAVAAAGITLVYGGTTKGLMGVVADAVLKAGGSAHGVITERLLARGHSHAALTRSETVGTLRNRKERMTELADAFIALPGGIGTMEEMMEVWTMNQLSEIDKPVGLLDIAGFFAPFLAFIDHMVVTKFLPAAHRHSICVDPEPAALLDKLRHFQKTDVPKWL; translated from the coding sequence ATGGCCGCGCGTGCGATCAACAGCGTGGCCGTGTTCTGCGGCTCCAACTTCGGCGAGTCCGATGTCTATGCGGAGGGCGCGGCGAAGCTCGGCGCCGCCGTCGCCGCGGCCGGCATCACGCTGGTCTATGGCGGCACCACCAAAGGGCTGATGGGCGTGGTCGCCGATGCCGTGCTCAAGGCCGGGGGCAGCGCCCATGGCGTGATCACCGAGCGCCTGCTTGCGCGCGGCCACTCGCACGCCGCGCTGACCCGCAGCGAGACGGTCGGCACGCTGCGCAACCGCAAGGAACGGATGACCGAGCTGGCGGATGCCTTCATCGCGCTGCCGGGCGGCATCGGCACCATGGAAGAGATGATGGAGGTCTGGACCATGAACCAGCTCTCGGAGATCGACAAGCCGGTCGGCCTGCTGGACATCGCCGGCTTCTTCGCGCCGTTCCTCGCTTTCATCGATCATATGGTGGTGACGAAATTCCTGCCGGCTGCGCACCGCCACTCGATCTGCGTTGATCCGGAGCCGGCGGCGCTGCTCGACAAGTTGCGGCACTTCCAGAAAACCGACGTGCCGAAATGGCTTTAG